The following are from one region of the Nocardioides marmotae genome:
- a CDS encoding DNA glycosylase AlkZ-like family protein, translating into MATPTTSVGADAVLRFRVRAQQLDRPEGRGGPHDDAAVLDLGVQETGPDGARWALALRGAAPTYDDRVLAWTLRGAPHLYRRGEVAEVAAATVPWSEADAAKRIFDASRPLRAAGIPVLDALDEVGRVMRQVVTGPAVKGEVSRALHERLPAAYQRECRPCGAVHVFEQPFRLAALPAGLELEPGTSPPVLRPVPGWAGRAATVPPHLDVVRAVLRLLGPATPQEVAGYVDAPVREVRQRWPEDAVDVAVDGRARSILAADLDTLVACSDAGAGPDPGLVRLLGPFDLFLQGRDREVVVPDERARKDLWRTLGRPGGLLVGHRVVGTWRPRSTGGRLRLQVTRWDGAPLPAGVEREAERLATFRGQAFAGFVEG; encoded by the coding sequence ATGGCCACTCCCACGACCTCCGTCGGCGCCGACGCCGTGCTCCGGTTCCGCGTGCGCGCCCAGCAGCTGGACCGTCCCGAGGGCCGCGGCGGCCCGCACGACGACGCGGCCGTGCTCGACCTGGGCGTGCAGGAGACGGGCCCCGACGGGGCGCGGTGGGCGCTGGCGCTGCGCGGAGCGGCGCCGACGTACGACGACAGGGTGCTGGCCTGGACGCTGCGCGGGGCCCCGCACCTCTACCGCCGGGGCGAGGTCGCGGAGGTCGCGGCCGCCACCGTGCCCTGGTCGGAGGCGGACGCCGCGAAGCGGATCTTCGACGCGAGCCGGCCGCTGCGGGCCGCGGGGATCCCCGTGCTCGACGCCCTGGACGAGGTCGGGCGGGTGATGCGCCAGGTGGTGACCGGCCCGGCGGTCAAGGGCGAGGTCTCCCGCGCGCTGCACGAGCGGTTGCCGGCGGCCTACCAGCGAGAGTGCCGGCCGTGCGGCGCGGTGCACGTCTTCGAGCAGCCCTTCCGGCTGGCCGCGCTCCCAGCCGGCCTCGAGCTGGAGCCGGGCACCTCGCCGCCGGTCCTCCGGCCGGTGCCGGGCTGGGCCGGCCGGGCCGCGACGGTGCCGCCCCACCTCGACGTGGTGCGGGCGGTGCTGCGGCTGCTGGGGCCCGCGACCCCCCAGGAGGTGGCGGGGTACGTCGACGCGCCGGTGCGCGAGGTGCGGCAGCGGTGGCCGGAGGACGCCGTGGACGTGGCGGTCGACGGGCGGGCCCGCAGCATCCTGGCCGCCGACCTCGACACCCTGGTGGCCTGCTCGGACGCCGGGGCGGGTCCCGATCCCGGGCTGGTGCGGCTGCTCGGCCCCTTCGACCTGTTCCTGCAGGGCCGCGACCGGGAGGTGGTGGTGCCCGACGAGCGCGCCCGCAAGGACCTGTGGCGCACGCTGGGCCGTCCGGGCGGGCTGCTGGTCGGCCACCGCGTGGTCGGCACCTGGCGGCCCCGGAGCACCGGTGGGCGGCTGCGCCTGCAGGTGACGCGCTGGGACGGCGCCCCGCTGCCGGCGGGGGTGGAGCGGGAAGCAGAACGCCTGGCCACGTTCCGTGGCCAGGCGTTCGCGGGGTTCGTCGAGGGCTGA
- a CDS encoding MarR family winged helix-turn-helix transcriptional regulator yields MGTTLLFDRLDDDLRRSFDISLVEYEILVRLSERDGQMRMAQLADALAHSRSRVTHTVGRMEKAGLVQRTSSPEDGRGIVAALTEHGMDLLRRAAPVHVQSVRDNLVDLVTEEDFAALGRVMGAVSDHLVTAHPEMEIRQR; encoded by the coding sequence ATGGGCACCACGCTTCTCTTCGACCGCCTCGACGACGACCTGCGCCGGTCCTTCGACATCTCGCTGGTGGAGTACGAGATCCTCGTGCGCCTCTCCGAGCGCGACGGCCAGATGCGGATGGCGCAGCTCGCCGACGCCCTCGCCCACAGCCGCAGCCGGGTCACCCACACCGTCGGCCGGATGGAGAAGGCCGGGCTGGTCCAGCGGACCAGCTCTCCCGAGGACGGCCGCGGGATCGTGGCCGCGCTCACCGAGCACGGCATGGACCTGCTCCGCCGGGCGGCGCCGGTGCACGTCCAGAGCGTGCGCGACAACCTCGTCGACCTGGTCACCGAGGAGGACTTCGCCGCGCTCGGTCGGGTCATGGGCGCCGTGAGCGACCACCTGGTGACGGCCCACCCGGAGATGGAGATCCGCCAGCGGTAG
- a CDS encoding acetyl-CoA C-acetyltransferase has product MPEAVIVSATRSPIGRANKGSLKDLRPDDLTATIVQAALDKIPELDPTTIDDHYLGCGLPGGESGNNMARIVNVLMGYDQIPGATITRYCSSSVQTSRMAFHAIKAGEGDVFISAGVETVSRFAKGTSDHWPDTHNPKFAEAQARTKQTAEGGVDWHDPREDGFLPDVYIAMGQTAENVAKMRGLSRQELDEFGVRSQNLAEKAINDGFWAREITPVTTPDGTVVSTDDGPRAGVTYDAVKDLKPVFRPDGVVTAANCCALNDGAAAVVIMSDTKAAELGITPLARIVSTGVSGLSPEIMGLGPVEATKNALKSAGMSIGDIDLVEINEAFAAQVVPSYQDLGIDIDRLNVNGGAIAVGHPFGMTGARLQNTMLNSLDWHDKSTGLITMCVGGGQGMAMILERI; this is encoded by the coding sequence TCGTCCAGGCGGCGCTGGACAAGATCCCCGAGCTCGACCCCACCACGATCGACGACCACTACCTCGGGTGCGGCCTGCCCGGCGGCGAGTCGGGCAACAACATGGCGCGGATCGTGAACGTGCTGATGGGCTACGACCAGATCCCGGGCGCGACCATCACCCGCTACTGCTCCTCCTCGGTCCAGACCAGCCGGATGGCCTTCCACGCCATCAAGGCCGGCGAGGGCGATGTCTTCATCTCCGCCGGCGTCGAGACCGTCTCGCGGTTCGCCAAGGGCACCTCCGACCACTGGCCCGACACCCACAACCCGAAGTTCGCCGAGGCCCAGGCCCGCACCAAGCAGACCGCCGAAGGCGGCGTGGACTGGCACGACCCGCGCGAGGACGGCTTCCTGCCCGACGTCTACATCGCGATGGGCCAGACCGCCGAGAACGTCGCCAAGATGCGCGGCCTCTCCCGCCAGGAGCTCGACGAGTTCGGCGTCCGCTCCCAGAACCTCGCCGAGAAGGCGATCAACGACGGTTTCTGGGCCCGCGAGATCACCCCGGTCACCACCCCCGACGGCACCGTGGTCTCCACCGACGACGGCCCGCGCGCGGGCGTGACGTACGACGCGGTCAAGGACCTCAAGCCGGTCTTCCGCCCCGACGGCGTGGTCACCGCCGCGAACTGCTGCGCCCTCAACGACGGCGCCGCCGCGGTCGTCATCATGTCCGACACCAAGGCCGCCGAGCTCGGCATCACCCCGCTCGCGCGGATCGTCTCCACCGGCGTCTCGGGCCTCTCCCCCGAGATCATGGGCCTCGGCCCGGTCGAGGCGACCAAGAACGCGCTCAAGAGCGCCGGCATGAGCATCGGCGACATCGACCTGGTCGAGATCAACGAGGCGTTCGCCGCCCAGGTCGTGCCGTCCTACCAGGACCTCGGCATCGACATCGACCGGCTCAACGTCAACGGCGGCGCGATCGCCGTCGGTCACCCCTTCGGCATGACCGGCGCCCGCCTGCAGAACACCATGCTCAACTCGCTGGACTGGCACGACAAGTCCACCGGCCTGATCACCATGTGCGTCGGTGGCGGCCAGGGCATGGCGATGATCCTCGAGCGGATCTGA
- a CDS encoding alpha/beta hydrolase family protein, whose product MRIRSSAVVTAVVAVLGVAAALVVAPMLSTGANGGERGEGPTTIRSTLAGQSVRLSLPGPEPKGVVVWFHGQGGNVNDRVDGPWLDALRRDGWAVASSEFHSQSWGNAASTKDTRLLQEWAEKQAGAEVRLWVSGSMGASIALNALTHGVQAPPCWYGVKPALDLTRMDQVPGGPGYIRRAYGGGPVPADRNPIDNVDRLPTETRYRVVSSKQDEWVAYDENTQPLVEQLRSRGADITLLDVKGGHADPSHWNARDLVAYADSCAGKA is encoded by the coding sequence ATGAGGATCCGCAGTTCAGCGGTCGTCACCGCGGTCGTGGCCGTGCTGGGAGTCGCGGCCGCGCTCGTCGTCGCACCGATGCTCAGCACCGGTGCCAACGGCGGGGAGCGGGGCGAGGGCCCGACGACCATCCGCAGCACCTTGGCCGGCCAGTCGGTCCGGCTCTCGCTGCCGGGCCCGGAGCCCAAGGGCGTCGTCGTCTGGTTCCACGGGCAGGGCGGCAACGTCAACGACCGGGTCGACGGCCCCTGGCTCGACGCGCTGCGCCGCGACGGCTGGGCGGTGGCCTCCTCGGAGTTCCACTCCCAGTCGTGGGGCAACGCCGCGTCCACCAAGGACACGCGCCTGCTCCAGGAGTGGGCCGAGAAGCAGGCCGGCGCCGAGGTCCGGCTGTGGGTCTCGGGCTCGATGGGCGCCTCGATCGCGCTCAACGCGCTGACCCACGGGGTCCAGGCGCCGCCGTGCTGGTACGGCGTCAAGCCGGCGCTCGACCTGACCCGGATGGACCAGGTGCCCGGCGGCCCGGGGTACATCCGCCGCGCGTACGGCGGTGGCCCCGTCCCCGCCGACCGCAACCCGATCGACAACGTCGACCGGCTGCCCACCGAGACCCGGTACCGCGTGGTGTCCTCGAAGCAGGACGAGTGGGTGGCCTACGACGAGAACACCCAGCCGCTGGTCGAGCAGCTCCGCTCGCGGGGTGCCGACATCACGCTGCTCGACGTCAAGGGCGGCCACGCGGACCCCTCGCACTGGAACGCGCGCGACCTGGTCGCCTACGCGGATTCCTGCGCGGGCAAGGCCTGA